In Oscillatoria acuminata PCC 6304, a single window of DNA contains:
- a CDS encoding asparagine synthase-related protein: protein MTSELRCDYPDTEAMLAAIRQWGIEPAVQRFNRFVEFVWHLPLLMKIKQGQEKWLLKQLLYKYVPSPLIDRPKMGFCSPTDSGLRVSLRDWAESLLSENRLHEQGYLNSRAIRQKWQKHLSGERNWQLLLWNILSFPDSLNAHQ from the coding sequence ATGACATCGGAATTAAGATGCGATTACCCTGATACAGAAGCGATGCTTGCTGCTATTAGGCAGTGGGGAATTGAACCAGCAGTGCAGCGTTTTAATCGTTTTGTTGAATTTGTTTGGCATTTGCCACTGTTGATGAAAATAAAACAAGGACAAGAAAAGTGGTTGCTCAAGCAACTCTTATATAAATATGTTCCATCGCCACTCATTGATCGCCCTAAAATGGGCTTTTGTTCTCCTACTGATAGCGGGTTGCGGGTTTCTTTGAGGGATTGGGCGGAATCATTATTAAGTGAAAATCGATTGCATGAGCAAGGATATTTAAACTCTAGGGCTATTCGCCAAAAATGGCAGAAACATCTATCGGGAGAGCGAAATTGGCAATTGCTTTTATGGAACATTTTAAGTTTTCCAGATTCGTTAAATGCCCATCAATAA